Proteins encoded by one window of Elaeis guineensis isolate ETL-2024a chromosome 12, EG11, whole genome shotgun sequence:
- the LOC105055130 gene encoding uncharacterized protein: MDFDEYEYLEKTVENAEVPKEKEGVSGNGEAKDRSRSSKHRSEEADRDSDRRSKRTRSEDDGGRDRDRRRERERDGERDWHRTGRDRRDRERDERNGKERDRDREREKERDRERDRIRERERERERSRRSRSRSEKYQDEERDRHREKSREREIKEREREFKDRDRDRDARRRKEEVVEPEVDPERDQRTVFAYQICLKADERDVYEFFSRAGKVRDVRLIMDRNTRRSKGVGYIEFYDAMSVPMAIALSGQLLNGQPVMVKPSEAEKNLVQSNTAGGAGGLIGPYSGGARRLYVGNLHFNMTESQLRQVFEPFGTVELVQLPLDPETGLCKGFGFVQFARLEDARAAQSLNGQLEIAGKTIKVSAVTEQGGMQDLGANAGDFDDDEGGGLSLNARSRALLMQKLDRTGTATSVAGALATPAANAPLTVPTASVLGAPPLVAPLLQPTLPPVLGLPGSALPVASTAPQPAETVGAPSECLLLKNMFDPNVETEPDFDLDIKEDVQDECSKFGPVKHIFVDKNSAGHVYIRFDSPTSAINAQRALHGRWFAGKMITATFMLPQNYEAKFPSAS, encoded by the exons ATGGATTTCGACGAGTACGAGTACTTGGAGAAGACGGTGGAGAACGCGGAGGTTCCGAAGGAGAAGGAAGGGGTGAGTGGTAACGGGGAGGCGAAGGACCGGAGCAGGAGCTCCAAGCACCGGTCTGAGGAGGCGGATAGGGACTCGGATCGCCGCTCGAAGCGGACAAGGTCGGAGGATGATGGTGGCCGAGACCGGGATCGGCgacgagagagggagagagatggggAGCGGGACTGGCACAGGACCGGGAGGGATCGCCGAGACAGGGAGCGGGATGAGAGGAACGGGAAGGAGAGGGATCGTgatagggagagggagaaggagagggataGGGAGCGTGACAGGATCAGAGAGCGCGAGAGGGAGAGGGAGCGTTCGCGCCGGAGCAGGAGCCGCTCAGAGAAGTATCAAGATGAGGAGCGAGACAGGCACAGGGAGAAGAGCAGGGAGCGGGAGATCAAAGAAAGGGAGAGGGAGTTCAAAGATAGAGATCGTGATCGTGATGCCAG GCGAAGAAAAGAGGAAGTGGTGGAGCCAGAGGTTGATCCAGAGCGGGATCAAAGAACCGTATTTGCCTACCAG ATTTGTTTGAAGGCAGATGAGAGAGATGTCTATGAGTTTTTCTCAAGGGCTGGGAAG GTTCGGGATGTGCGCCTCATTATGGATCGCAATACAAGACGTTCTAAGGGTGTTGG ATATATTGAGTTTTATGATGCCATGTCAGTTCCAATGGCAATAGCTCTCTCTGGCCAGCTGCTTAACGGCCAACCGGTAATGGTTAAGCCTTCAGAGGCTGAGAAGAATTTAGTGCAGTCAAATACAGCTGGAGGAGCCGGTGGGCTTATTGGGCCTTATTCTGGTGGGGCTAGAAGATTGTATGTTGGCAATCTTCATTTCAACATGACAGAAAGTCAGCTTCGACAG GTGTTTGAACCGTTTGGTACTGTGGAGCTAGTTCAACTGCCCCTTGATCCAGAGACTGGGCTCTGTAAAGGTTTTGGCTTTGTTCAA TTTGCACGTCTTGAAGATGCTAGAGCTGCTCAGAGTTTGAATGGGCAGCTAGAGATTGCTGGCAAGACAATCAAG GTTTCTGCTGTGACGGAGCAAGGAGGAATGCAAGATCTTGGTGCAAATGCTGgtgattttgatgatgatgaGGGTGGAGGCTTG TCTCTAAATGCTCGCTCTAGAGCTCTGCTGATGCAGAAATTGGACCGCACTGGAACTGCTACGAG TGTTGCTGGTGCACTAGCCACGCCTGCTGCCAATGCTCCCCTGACTGTGCCAACAGCGTCAGTACTTGGTGCCCCTCCCTTGGTTGCTCCTCTTTTACAGCCTACTCTACCTCCTGTCTTAGGCTTACCAGGTTCAGCTCTTCCAGTTGCTTCCACTGCTCCACAACCTGCTGAAACTGTTGGTGCCCCTAGTGAATGTTTGCTGCTGAAGAATATGTTTGATCCAAATGTGGAG ACTGAACCAGATTTTGATTTAGACATTAAGGAAGATGTTCAAGATGAGTGTTCAAAATTTGGCCCGGTAAAGCATATCTTCGTAGACAA AAATAGCGCTGGCCATGTATATATTCGTTTTGACAGTCCAACTTCAGCCATCAATGCACAGCGTGCCCTCCATGGAAGGTGGTTTGCAGGGAAGATGATCACTGCGACGTTCATG CTCCCTCAAAATTATGAAGCAAAATTTCCAAGCGCCAGCTAG
- the LOC105055129 gene encoding uncharacterized protein isoform X1, with protein sequence MDRYQRVEKPREETPINEDEIRITAQGRMRSYITYATSLFQDKGSNEIVFKAMGRAINKTVMIVELMKRRITGLHQNTAIGSTDITDTWEPLEEGLLPLETIRHVCMIAITLSKKVLDTSTVGYQPPLPIDQVKPLAEFDFEGEGSSADRGRGRGGRGRGRARGNGMVDYSDRGWANRGRGYGRDGYPRGRGHGFRGRGRGGEYGGRPDYQHDMGGYNGEAPLPVQGRGRGRGRGRGQTRGRGRNSGSNEPIQANTDGA encoded by the exons ATGGATCGGTACCAGAGGGTGGAGAAGCCGCGGGAGGAGACGCCAATTAATGAGGATGAGATCCGCATTACTGCTCAGGGGAGAATGCGTAGCTACATCACTTATGCCACCAGCCTATTTCAG GATAAAGGTTCAAATGAAATCGTCTTTAAGGCAATGGGAAGAGCTATCAATAAAACTGTCATGATTGTGGAACTGATGAAG AGAAGGATCACTGGTCTCCATCAGAATACTGCTATTGGGTCTACTGACATAACTGATACATGGGAACCATTAGAGGAAGGCCTACTTCC GCTCGAAACCATTAGGCATGTCTGTATGATCGCTATAACATTGTCTAAGAAGGTGCTTGATACATCCACTGTTGG GTATCAACCTCCTTTACCCATAGACCAGGTGAAACCATTAGCTGAATTTGACTTTGAAGGAG AGGGCTCATCTGCTGATCGAGGTAGAGGCCGTGGTGGTCGTGGCAGAGGAAGGGCTCGTG GTAATGGTATGGTGGATTATAGTGATAGAGGCTGGGCCAATAGAGGTCGAGGATATGGGAGAGATGGCTATCCCCGTGGCAGGGGCCATGGTTTCCGGGGTCGTGGCAGAGGAGGCGAGTATGGTGGCCGGCCTGATTATCAGCATGACATGGGTGGCTATAATGGCGAGGCACCTCTTCCTGTCCAGGGCCGAG GTCGTGGTCGTGGTCGTGGTAGGGGACAAACTCGAGGAAGGGGACGCAATTCTGGATCAAATGAACCGATACAAGCGAATACTGATGGAGCTTAA
- the LOC105055129 gene encoding uncharacterized protein isoform X2: MLRDKGSNEIVFKAMGRAINKTVMIVELMKRRITGLHQNTAIGSTDITDTWEPLEEGLLPLETIRHVCMIAITLSKKVLDTSTVGYQPPLPIDQVKPLAEFDFEGEGSSADRGRGRGGRGRGRARGNGMVDYSDRGWANRGRGYGRDGYPRGRGHGFRGRGRGGEYGGRPDYQHDMGGYNGEAPLPVQGRGRGRGRGRGQTRGRGRNSGSNEPIQANTDGA, encoded by the exons ATGCTAAGG GATAAAGGTTCAAATGAAATCGTCTTTAAGGCAATGGGAAGAGCTATCAATAAAACTGTCATGATTGTGGAACTGATGAAG AGAAGGATCACTGGTCTCCATCAGAATACTGCTATTGGGTCTACTGACATAACTGATACATGGGAACCATTAGAGGAAGGCCTACTTCC GCTCGAAACCATTAGGCATGTCTGTATGATCGCTATAACATTGTCTAAGAAGGTGCTTGATACATCCACTGTTGG GTATCAACCTCCTTTACCCATAGACCAGGTGAAACCATTAGCTGAATTTGACTTTGAAGGAG AGGGCTCATCTGCTGATCGAGGTAGAGGCCGTGGTGGTCGTGGCAGAGGAAGGGCTCGTG GTAATGGTATGGTGGATTATAGTGATAGAGGCTGGGCCAATAGAGGTCGAGGATATGGGAGAGATGGCTATCCCCGTGGCAGGGGCCATGGTTTCCGGGGTCGTGGCAGAGGAGGCGAGTATGGTGGCCGGCCTGATTATCAGCATGACATGGGTGGCTATAATGGCGAGGCACCTCTTCCTGTCCAGGGCCGAG GTCGTGGTCGTGGTCGTGGTAGGGGACAAACTCGAGGAAGGGGACGCAATTCTGGATCAAATGAACCGATACAAGCGAATACTGATGGAGCTTAA